Below is a window of Patescibacteria group bacterium DNA.
CCAGAATTCGTCGTTCACGGCAAAATATTTGAAGATGACCGAGGAAAGCGCCAGTGCCAGCGTGCAGGCTCCCATGCGCAAAACGAGACCGATCTTGATGCGCCCGAACCTCATCGACTTATCGAGCGACAGGATCGCGCCGGCGACCAGGACGATGGCACCGCCGGCCAGTTGCGCGGGCGTCAATTTCTCGCCGAGCAAAAAATACGCCAGCGCGCCTCCCCACACCGCCGAAGCCTGGAACAGCGGTGCCACGACGGAAGCTTCCTCCGTCTGGATAGCCTGGAGATAGAGCAGCATGGCTCCCATGTACAGGATGCCGGACGCCATCATCACCGCGATCGCCGTCCGCGGCAGCGCCAGCACCTGAGGCTGATGCAGCCAGATGAACGGCAGCGCCACGAGGCCGATGAGCGACGTGAAGACCATGAGCACGGCCGTGCTTGAATTCTTGAAATATTTCTCAACCAGGTATTTGTCGATGTGCGTGGAGACCGCCCACAACACCGGACTGGAAAAAGCGAAAAGAAGCCACATAATCAGGAATGATCCTTTGCCTCAGTATAAGATTTTTCCGCAAAAACGTACACCGCGCCGGAGCGGATCCGGGATCGCTTGCTGCCGCGGTCAGGACCGATCCGTCAGACGGGCGACCCGGGCTTTCAAAGAGGCGGCAACCGGCCAGAGGCGCAGATCCTGCCGCAGATGGGCGTAGATGATGGCGCTCAAGATAGCGGAAAAGAAACACCACGTGGAATAGAACGCTTCCTGGTAAGCCCACAAGGCCAGCGACAGCGCCCCCATGGCCGCCCAACCGAGAACTCGGATGAATTTATGGCTGGAGATCAGGCAGGGAAAACAAGTGGCGAACACGTACGCCGCCAGGCCGTACGGGATCGGCGGCAAGGTCATGTCGTAAATGACGCAGCCGGTGGCCAGCGAAGCTGTGATCGGTCCGCGAACCACGTAAGCAGCCAGCCAGGAGCTGAGCGCGACCCCGAAGATCAGCAGGACCCGGAGCGCTGATTTTCTCCGCCCCGGAGGCTCCAGCGCGCCGACCGCCAGAGGAACATAGAACGGCCACAGCACGTGGGAGAACATGA
It encodes the following:
- a CDS encoding DMT family transporter; amino-acid sequence: MWLLFAFSSPVLWAVSTHIDKYLVEKYFKNSSTAVLMVFTSLIGLVALPFIWLHQPQVLALPRTAIAVMMASGILYMGAMLLYLQAIQTEEASVVAPLFQASAVWGGALAYFLLGEKLTPAQLAGGAIVLVAGAILSLDKSMRFGRIKIGLVLRMGACTLALALSSVIFKYFAVNDEFWSTVFWTFAGEAVLGMAIMAIPAYARQMFRLLRASPAALLAVNGTNELINLGGGLGARYALMLAPVALVQAIVSTTTLFVFLFGVLITVFWPSLGREDLSRRNLLQKGAGAVLVAVGVALINS
- a CDS encoding DUF6629 family protein, which gives rise to MCFSATASFAAAAGLGAVGVLTIREAKSASQLPLAAMPLLFGVQQAVEGVVWLSSGSPWLQTGAAFVYIMFSHVLWPFYVPLAVGALEPPGRRKSALRVLLIFGVALSSWLAAYVVRGPITASLATGCVIYDMTLPPIPYGLAAYVFATCFPCLISSHKFIRVLGWAAMGALSLALWAYQEAFYSTWCFFSAILSAIIYAHLRQDLRLWPVAASLKARVARLTDRS